One Pontibacter deserti genomic region harbors:
- a CDS encoding SusC/RagA family TonB-linked outer membrane protein, with the protein MRKLLLLSFILTLTLLNQAMAQSKTVSGTVIDQATSQGLPGVAVIVKGTSVGTATGADGKYTLNVPENATTLVFRFIGYTTVERAIGNAASIDVTLSVDSKKLQEVIVVGYGTQTKEEFTGSAASVSGDKLKDVPVQSFDQALGGRAAGVNIVQPNGVLNNPPVIRIRGTNSISLSSFPLVVLDGIPINTGDVSSTSAASNALGDINPADIESIDILKDAASTAIYGSRAAGGVLLITTKKGKSGKPRVNYEGWAGVTNATRLPDLLNAEEYMLIKNEAVLNQKILSGKADDPKVASALFFPSYDADGKLIDTDWYNEVYRQARQQNHSLSVSGGSDVTTYFFSANISDQDGFIKKNNFQRKAVRFNLDHKVNNWLRVNGSANYVNSFNSAPNTGSVPGSSFNTSGLGRLAIVTAPNVAPRNPDGSYNIRTTDNTMGRGANLTQSGFTNPLPLLDLSSFTSESDRVFGTFGGNVQVVKGVDFKTSYSIDRTTVEGISFQNPLHGDGFSNKGNATNTMQRLDNWNWINTLNLQKSFADKHNITFLVGSDIQSFENKGWGANRFGVADNFFNEYQGNFTNINPSGTYITERAFVSAFARFNYDFSKRYFMTFNFRRDGNSALAEGNKWGNFGGVSGGWALSEEGFYQNSGLSDIANSVKLRASWGRVGNGNLPSAYGSMFLYGSGLYAEVPTLVFSQAGNSELGWETSDQTNLGFDLGFLNDRIQLEFTYFNNDVNGLILSAPQSPSKGIPDNQILKNVGSMYNRGLEFAINATAIDKGKFSWSTNLNFTTIKNEVTALADGNADIFGFTGGLEMTNVTRVGYPVGSIYGVRTAGVNPENGQRIFLDKDGKQVQYNHAAPAAQRWTYMDGSTAPAITAATDGKILGNALPTWYGGFQNTFKYGNIDLGMNFTYSGGNYIYNGTKAGLRDQRFWNNHTDVLERWTPENKSTAFPRVVFGDNVSNGSAMVISENVEKADFLKLQSATLGYKIPANFADKAGISSIRVYTQVFNAFVLTKYTGADPEISTNGNSNITPGVERNSVPQGRTFTVGLNIGF; encoded by the coding sequence ATGAGAAAACTTTTACTACTTAGTTTTATTTTGACGCTAACGCTGCTGAACCAGGCAATGGCTCAAAGTAAAACCGTGTCTGGTACTGTAATAGATCAGGCTACATCACAAGGACTGCCGGGAGTGGCAGTTATCGTTAAAGGCACATCTGTAGGTACGGCTACAGGAGCAGATGGTAAGTATACACTCAACGTTCCTGAAAATGCCACTACGCTGGTATTTCGTTTTATAGGATATACTACAGTAGAGCGCGCTATTGGTAATGCCGCCAGTATTGATGTTACATTATCTGTAGATTCAAAAAAATTACAGGAAGTAATTGTTGTTGGTTATGGTACTCAAACCAAAGAGGAATTTACAGGTTCTGCTGCCTCTGTTTCAGGAGATAAACTAAAAGACGTGCCTGTTCAAAGTTTTGATCAGGCATTAGGTGGTAGAGCTGCAGGTGTAAATATTGTACAGCCGAATGGGGTTCTGAATAACCCTCCTGTTATAAGGATACGTGGTACAAACTCAATTTCCTTAAGTTCATTCCCACTAGTGGTTTTGGATGGTATTCCAATTAATACTGGTGATGTGTCTAGTACTTCTGCTGCCAGCAATGCACTTGGCGACATTAACCCAGCAGATATTGAATCAATAGACATTCTTAAAGATGCTGCGTCTACAGCTATTTATGGTTCAAGAGCTGCAGGTGGTGTATTACTGATTACTACTAAAAAAGGTAAATCTGGTAAACCAAGAGTTAATTATGAAGGTTGGGCCGGTGTAACAAATGCTACCAGACTGCCTGACCTATTAAATGCTGAAGAGTATATGCTGATTAAAAATGAGGCTGTACTTAACCAGAAAATATTAAGTGGTAAAGCTGATGACCCTAAAGTGGCATCTGCACTTTTCTTCCCATCTTATGATGCTGATGGTAAATTAATAGATACAGACTGGTATAATGAAGTATATCGTCAGGCTCGTCAGCAGAACCATAGCCTAAGTGTTTCAGGTGGTTCAGATGTGACTACTTATTTCTTCTCTGCAAACATCTCTGATCAGGATGGCTTTATCAAAAAGAATAACTTTCAGAGAAAAGCTGTTCGTTTCAACCTAGACCATAAAGTTAATAACTGGTTAAGAGTTAATGGCTCTGCAAACTATGTAAACAGCTTCAACTCTGCACCAAATACAGGTTCGGTACCAGGTTCTTCATTCAATACCAGTGGCTTAGGCCGACTTGCTATTGTTACTGCGCCAAACGTAGCACCACGAAATCCTGATGGCTCTTATAATATCAGAACAACTGACAACACAATGGGCAGAGGAGCAAACCTTACGCAGTCTGGTTTTACCAATCCACTTCCTTTATTAGACCTTAGCTCTTTTACTTCGGAGTCTGATCGCGTGTTTGGTACCTTTGGTGGTAATGTGCAAGTTGTTAAAGGAGTTGATTTTAAAACTTCTTATTCAATTGATAGAACCACTGTAGAAGGAATTTCTTTCCAGAACCCGCTACATGGTGATGGTTTCTCTAATAAAGGGAATGCAACCAACACTATGCAGCGTCTTGACAACTGGAACTGGATTAATACATTAAACCTTCAGAAGTCATTTGCTGATAAGCATAATATTACATTCTTAGTAGGTTCCGATATTCAATCTTTTGAGAATAAAGGTTGGGGTGCGAACCGTTTTGGAGTTGCTGATAACTTCTTTAATGAATATCAGGGTAACTTTACAAATATTAATCCTTCAGGTACTTATATTACAGAAAGAGCTTTTGTATCCGCATTTGCTCGATTTAATTATGACTTCTCTAAGCGTTATTTTATGACTTTTAACTTCCGTCGTGATGGAAACTCAGCACTAGCGGAAGGTAATAAGTGGGGTAATTTTGGTGGTGTTTCTGGTGGATGGGCTCTTTCTGAAGAAGGTTTCTATCAAAACTCCGGTTTATCTGACATAGCGAACAGTGTAAAACTTAGAGCAAGCTGGGGTAGAGTAGGTAATGGTAACCTTCCTAGTGCTTATGGTTCTATGTTCCTTTATGGCTCAGGCTTATATGCTGAAGTTCCTACACTAGTATTTAGTCAGGCCGGTAACTCTGAACTAGGATGGGAAACCAGTGATCAAACTAACTTAGGTTTCGACTTAGGTTTTCTTAACGACAGAATACAACTGGAATTTACTTACTTCAATAATGATGTAAATGGACTTATCCTAAGCGCACCACAATCACCTTCAAAAGGTATTCCGGATAACCAGATTTTGAAAAACGTTGGTTCAATGTATAATAGAGGTCTGGAATTTGCTATTAATGCAACTGCAATTGATAAGGGCAAATTCTCATGGAGTACGAACTTAAATTTTACAACGATTAAAAACGAAGTAACGGCTCTTGCAGATGGTAACGCTGATATTTTCGGTTTTACTGGTGGCCTTGAAATGACGAACGTAACCCGTGTTGGTTATCCTGTAGGTAGTATTTATGGCGTTAGAACAGCAGGTGTTAATCCTGAAAATGGTCAGCGTATTTTCCTGGATAAAGATGGAAAGCAGGTGCAATATAACCATGCTGCCCCTGCAGCACAGCGCTGGACATATATGGATGGATCAACAGCACCAGCCATTACAGCTGCCACAGACGGTAAGATTCTGGGTAACGCATTACCAACCTGGTATGGCGGTTTTCAGAACACTTTCAAGTATGGAAATATTGATCTTGGTATGAACTTCACTTATTCGGGTGGTAACTATATCTACAACGGTACCAAAGCAGGTTTACGTGATCAGCGCTTCTGGAATAACCATACAGATGTTCTGGAAAGATGGACACCTGAAAACAAAAGCACTGCTTTCCCGCGTGTAGTTTTTGGTGATAACGTTTCAAATGGTTCTGCCATGGTGATTTCTGAGAACGTTGAAAAGGCTGATTTCCTAAAGCTGCAATCTGCAACTCTAGGTTACAAAATTCCTGCAAATTTTGCAGATAAGGCAGGTATTAGCTCAATCAGAGTTTACACGCAAGTTTTCAATGCCTTCGTCTTAACTAAATATACTGGTGCAGATCCTGAAATTTCAACCAATGGTAATTCTAATATTACACCAGGTGTAGAGCGTAATTCTGTGCCACAAGGCAGAACATTTACTGTTGGTTTGAACATTGGCTTCTAA